In Desulfatiglans anilini DSM 4660, a single genomic region encodes these proteins:
- the phoU gene encoding phosphate signaling complex protein PhoU: MRHFQRELAHLKKRILTLGALVEDRVRMAIQAIETRDGDLAREIIKADREVDEIEVEVEEECLKILALHQPVAVDLRFITAVIKINNDLERIGDEAVNIAERVVNIAKRPPLNVPFDYSRMTEKAESMVKSSLDALVNMDVDLAYKVCLMDDEVDEMNRRIYDKVKDTIMLHPDRVAYLINMLLVARHLERIADHATNIAEEVIYMIEGEISRHQRNNFQPGDNPC, encoded by the coding sequence ATGAGGCACTTTCAGCGTGAACTGGCACATCTGAAAAAGCGGATCCTCACCCTGGGGGCCCTCGTGGAGGACCGGGTCCGCATGGCCATCCAGGCCATCGAAACCCGGGACGGGGATCTGGCGCGAGAGATCATCAAAGCGGACCGGGAAGTGGACGAGATCGAGGTCGAAGTGGAGGAGGAATGCCTCAAGATCCTCGCCCTGCACCAGCCGGTCGCCGTGGACCTGCGCTTCATCACGGCGGTCATCAAGATCAACAACGATCTCGAGAGGATCGGCGACGAGGCGGTCAACATCGCGGAGCGGGTGGTCAACATTGCGAAGCGCCCGCCCCTGAACGTGCCCTTCGACTACAGCCGGATGACCGAAAAGGCGGAGAGCATGGTCAAGAGCAGCCTGGACGCACTGGTCAACATGGACGTCGATCTGGCTTACAAGGTGTGCCTCATGGACGATGAGGTGGATGAAATGAACCGGCGGATCTACGACAAGGTCAAAGACACCATCATGCTTCACCCCGACCGCGTCGCCTACCTGATCAACATGCTTCTGGTGGCGCGTCATCTCGAGCGGATCGCGGACCATGCCACGAACATCGCCGAAGAGGTCATCTACATGATCGAGGGGGAGATCTCCCGCCACCAGAGGAACAACTTCCAGCCGGGTGACAACCCCTGCTGA